Proteins found in one Fusobacterium sp. genomic segment:
- a CDS encoding esterase family protein codes for MHTAYYKEYSHILEREMEFTVYGHSGKPCIVFPAQDGRFYDFFNFGMVDAASKFIEEGKLQLFCVDGIDWESWSQIGGDYHWRIMQHEKWFNYIIEEAIPKFREIYGETSGEYYRGKFFTTGCSMGAYHALNFFLRRPDCFDGVIALSGLYHAGYFFPNYNNEIIYNNSPVDYMRNMPWNHYYLNMYRNSKIILCCGQGRWEKECIEDTNSLKESFKHLQVPVWTDFWGYDVDHDWPWWKIQFPYFLDIAL; via the coding sequence ATGCATACAGCTTATTATAAAGAGTACAGTCATATATTGGAAAGAGAAATGGAATTTACAGTATATGGACATAGTGGAAAACCATGTATAGTTTTCCCTGCACAAGATGGAAGATTTTATGATTTTTTTAATTTTGGAATGGTGGATGCTGCTTCAAAATTTATTGAAGAAGGAAAGCTTCAGCTTTTTTGTGTAGATGGAATAGACTGGGAAAGTTGGTCACAAATAGGTGGTGATTATCATTGGAGAATAATGCAGCATGAGAAATGGTTCAATTATATCATAGAAGAAGCTATACCCAAATTCAGAGAAATTTATGGAGAAACTTCTGGGGAATATTATAGAGGGAAATTTTTTACAACTGGTTGCAGTATGGGTGCATATCATGCATTAAATTTTTTTCTTCGACGTCCAGATTGCTTTGATGGGGTAATTGCTTTAAGTGGGCTTTATCATGCAGGATATTTTTTTCCAAATTATAACAATGAAATAATCTATAATAATTCTCCAGTTGATTATATGAGAAATATGCCATGGAATCACTATTATTTAAATATGTATAGGAATTCAAAAATAATACTTTGCTGTGGACAAGGTAGATGGGAAAAAGAATGCATAGAGGATACAAATAGTCTTAAAGAGAGTTTTAAACATCTTCAAGTGCCAGTATGGACAGATTTTTGGGGATATGATGTAGATCATGATTGGCCATGGTGGAAGATACAGTTTCCGTATTTTTTAGATATAGCATTATAA
- a CDS encoding alpha/beta hydrolase-fold protein: MVLKHEIFIEPFGLNRLLHIYIPDDIKKGEKFPVMYMFDGHNLFFDSDATYGKSWGIKKFLDSSNTRIMIVGLECNHEGNKRLWEFSPYSFKDKYFGSVKGYGKILINWIADYLKPMIDENFPTLSERKFTGLGGSSMGGLMSVYGTAIRSDIFSMGACLSPFYEHIFKKLVEELSKAEVNPETKFYISWGRYEVHSKKQLAVESEKNLIISRILTFKGVQVFPHLMVEGGHNETSWEMENPIWMTELGLIR, encoded by the coding sequence ATGGTTTTAAAACATGAGATTTTTATTGAACCTTTTGGTTTGAATAGACTTTTACATATATATATTCCTGATGATATAAAAAAAGGGGAGAAATTTCCTGTAATGTATATGTTTGATGGACATAATTTATTTTTTGATTCAGATGCAACTTATGGAAAATCTTGGGGAATAAAAAAATTCTTAGATAGCTCTAATACAAGAATAATGATTGTAGGACTAGAATGTAATCATGAAGGAAATAAAAGACTCTGGGAATTTTCTCCTTATTCTTTTAAAGATAAATATTTTGGAAGTGTAAAAGGATATGGTAAAATACTAATAAATTGGATAGCTGACTATTTAAAACCTATGATAGATGAAAATTTTCCAACACTTTCAGAAAGAAAATTTACTGGTCTTGGAGGAAGTTCTATGGGGGGCTTAATGTCAGTTTATGGAACTGCTATAAGATCAGATATATTTTCTATGGGAGCTTGTCTTTCACCTTTTTATGAGCATATATTTAAAAAACTTGTAGAAGAACTTTCAAAAGCAGAAGTAAACCCAGAAACAAAATTTTATATCAGTTGGGGAAGGTATGAAGTACATTCTAAGAAACAATTAGCTGTAGAGTCTGAAAAAAATTTGATTATAAGCAGAATACTAACATTTAAAGGAGTTCAAGTATTTCCACATTTAATGGTAGAAGGTGGACATAATGAAACTTCATGGGAAATGGAAAACCCCATATGGATGACAGAATTAGGGCTTATAAGATAA
- a CDS encoding triacylglycerol lipase has protein sequence MKKLFMFFYIPVAANVPLLIYSYYKNTMNILLTILFSLLIFALWIYLNIFPYKKEEHAGKRLRIMIGGRALCFYSLYGFLVQVGIIIFLYPLFKKEIYNEILWFNSLYALGIIFFLFLNGIIRIFFTSKWLSFRKRILLIITIWIPLINILVLFYILKIIKCEYEFECYKVSLREMRAESDICKTKYPIILVHGVGFRDFRHFNYWGRIPRELIRYGSSIYYGNQEAFGTIEYNGEDIKKKILEVIEETGCEKVNIIAHSKGGLDSRYAISVLGMDKYTASLTTISTPHRGCLFVDKICKLPEKIYRWIAKFYDNMFKRLGDKNPDFYGAMHQFTTYNSREFNKNVIDSPLVYYQSYISIMKDSLSDVLLTIPHFFIKTLDGENDGLVSIPSAKWGNFKGVIRNKYHRGISHGDIIDLKRQDYKGFDVVEFYVQLVSELKKMNF, from the coding sequence ATGAAAAAATTGTTTATGTTTTTTTATATACCTGTTGCTGCTAATGTTCCTTTACTCATATATTCTTATTATAAGAATACCATGAATATTTTATTAACAATTTTATTTAGTTTATTAATATTTGCTTTATGGATATATCTTAATATTTTTCCATATAAAAAAGAAGAACATGCTGGGAAAAGATTGAGAATAATGATAGGTGGGAGAGCTCTGTGTTTTTATTCTCTTTATGGATTTTTAGTTCAAGTGGGTATAATTATATTTTTATATCCATTATTTAAAAAAGAAATTTATAATGAAATACTATGGTTTAATAGCTTATATGCTTTAGGAATAATCTTTTTTCTTTTTCTTAATGGAATCATTCGTATTTTTTTTACTTCGAAATGGTTGAGTTTTAGAAAAAGAATTTTATTAATAATAACTATTTGGATACCATTGATAAACATTTTAGTTCTTTTTTATATTTTAAAAATTATTAAATGTGAATATGAATTTGAATGTTATAAGGTATCTTTAAGGGAAATGAGAGCTGAATCAGATATATGCAAAACAAAATATCCAATAATACTTGTACATGGAGTAGGATTTAGAGATTTTAGACACTTTAATTATTGGGGACGAATTCCAAGAGAATTAATAAGATATGGTTCTTCTATTTATTATGGAAATCAAGAAGCATTTGGAACTATTGAATATAATGGAGAAGATATAAAGAAAAAAATATTAGAAGTGATAGAAGAAACTGGTTGTGAAAAAGTTAATATAATAGCACATTCTAAAGGTGGATTGGATTCACGTTATGCTATAAGTGTACTAGGAATGGATAAATATACAGCTTCACTCACAACAATAAGCACTCCTCATAGAGGATGTCTTTTTGTTGATAAAATATGTAAACTACCAGAAAAGATTTATAGGTGGATTGCTAAATTTTATGATAATATGTTTAAAAGATTAGGTGATAAAAATCCAGATTTTTATGGTGCAATGCATCAATTTACAACATATAATAGTAGAGAATTTAATAAAAATGTAATTGATTCTCCTTTGGTATATTATCAAAGCTATATTTCTATAATGAAAGATTCTTTGAGTGATGTTTTACTTACTATTCCACATTTTTTTATTAAAACTTTAGATGGAGAAAATGATGGATTAGTAAGTATACCTTCTGCTAAGTGGGGGAATTTTAAGGGTGTCATAAGAAATAAATATCATAGAGGGATATCTCATGGTGATATCATAGATTTAAAAAGGCAAGATTATAAAGGATTTGATGTTGTAGAATTTTATGTACAGCTTGTTTCTGAATTAAAAAAAATGAATTTTTAA